In Delphinus delphis chromosome 11, mDelDel1.2, whole genome shotgun sequence, one genomic interval encodes:
- the PHLDA1 gene encoding pleckstrin homology-like domain family A member 1 yields the protein MRRAPAAECLSELGFPPRRGRQEPPFPLGVTRGWGGWPIQKRRERARPEPFSERSQEDGRGPAARSSRTLWRIRTRLPCCSDPEEPPQPPPPLCFLRVSPFCALRAGGRGSRWGEDGARLLLPRRARAAGRGEAEPSGGPPYAGRMLESSGCKALKEGVLEKRSDGLLQLWKKKCCILTEEGLLLIPPKQLQHQQQPGQGPVEPSQPGGPAVGSLEPPVKLKELHFSNMKTVDCVERKGKYMYFTVVMAEGKEIDFRCPQDQGWNAEITLQMVQYKNRQAILAVKSTRQKQQHLVQQQPPQPQLQPQSHPQAPPQPQPQPKPQPQPQPQPKPQPQPQPLHPYPHPHLRSHPHPHPHPLPLSQPHGHRLLRSTSNSA from the coding sequence ATGAGGCGTGCGCCGGCGGCAGAGTGCCTTTCGGAGCTGGGCTTTCCCCCGCGGCGCGGGCGCCAGGAGCCGCCTTTTCCGCTGGGTGTcactcgggggtgggggggatggccCATTCAAAAGCGCCGCGAGAGGGCCCGGCCAGAGCCCTTCAGTGAGCGCTCGCAAGAGGACGGCAGAGGCCCGGCGGCTCGCAGCTCCCGGACCTTGTGGCGCATCAGGACGCGGCTGCCCTGCTGCTCGGACCCCGAGGaaccgccgcagccgccgccgccgctctgCTTCCTGCGCGTTAGCCCCTTCTGCGCGCTCCGGGCGGGCGGCCGCGGGAGCCGTTGGGGCGAGGACGGCGCGCGGCTGCTGCTGCCCCGCCGGGCCCGGGCGGCTGGAAGAGGAGAGGCCGAGCCGAGCGGCGGGCCCCCCTATGCCGGGAGGATGTTGGAGAGCAGCGGCTGCAAGGCGCTGAAGGAGGGTGTGTTGGAGAAGCGCAGCGACGGGTTGCTGCAGCTCTGGAAGAAAAAGTGCTGTATCCTCACTGAGGAGGGGCTGCTGCTCATCCCGCCCAAACAGCTGCAACACCAGCAGCAGCCCGGGCAGGGGCCGGTCGAGCCATCCCAACCCGGAGGCCCCGCTGTGGGCAGCCTCGAGCCGCCCGTCAAGCTGAAGGAATTGCACTTTTCCAACATGAAGACCGTGGACTGCGTGGAGCGCAAAGGCAAGTATATGTACTTCACTGTGGTGATGGCCGAGGGCAAGGAAATCGACTTTCGGTGCCCgcaggaccagggctggaacgCGGAGATCACGCTTCAGATGGTGCAGTACAAGAATCGTCAGGCCATCCTGGCGGTCAAGTCCACGcggcagaagcagcagcaccTGGTCCAGCAGCAGCCGCCGCAGCCGCAGCTTCAGCCCCAGTCCCACCCCCAAGCCCCGCCGCAGCCGCAGCCCCAACCCAAGCcccagccgcagccgcagccccAACCCAAGCcccagccgcagccgcagccgctCCATCCGTATCCGCATCCGCACTTGCGTTCGCACCCACATCCGCACCCGCACCCACTACCGCTCTCGCAGCCGCACGGCCACCGGCTTCTCCGTAGCACCTCGAACTCTGCCTGA
- the NAP1L1 gene encoding nucleosome assembly protein 1-like 1 isoform X5 yields the protein MADIDNLPRVVKRRVNALKNLQVKCAQIEAKFYEEVHDLERKYAVLYQPLFDKRFEIINAIYEPTEEECEWKPDEEDEISEELKEKAKIEDEKKDEEKEDPKGIPEFWLTVFKNVDLLSDMVQEHDEPILKHLKDIKVKFSDAGQPMSFVLEFHFEPNEYFTNEVLTKTYRMRSEPDDSDPFSFDGPEIMGCTGCQIDWKKGKNVTLKTIKKKQKHKGRGTVRTVTKTVSNDSFFNFFAPPEVPESGDLDDDAEAILAADFEIGHFLRERIIPRSVLYFTGEAIEDDDDDYDEEGEEADEEGEEEGDEENDPDYDPKKDQNPAECKQQ from the exons ATGGCAGACATCGACAA CTTGCCTAGGGTAGTTAAAAGACGCGTGAATGCTCTCAAAAACCTTCAAGTTAAATGTGCACAGATAGAAGCCAAGTTCTATGAGGAAGTTCATGATCTTGAAAGAAAGTATGCTGTTCTCTATCAACCTCTATTTGATAAG cGATTTGAGATCATTAATGCCATTTATGAACCTACAGAAGAAGAATGTGAATGGAAACCAGATGAGGAAGATGAAATTTCG GAGGAGCTAAAAGAAAAGGCCAAGattgaagatgagaaaaaggatgaagaaaaagaagaccccaaaggAATTCCTGAATTTTGGTTGACCGTTTTTAAGAATGTTGACTTGCTCAGTGATATGGTTCAG gaaCATGATGAACCTATTCTGAAGCACTTGAAAGATATTAAAGTGAAGTTCTCAGATGCTGGTCAGCCTAtg agttttgtcTTAGAATTTCACTTTGAACCCAATGAATATTTCACAAATGAAGTATTGACAAAGACATATAGGATGAGGTCAGAACCAGATGATTCtgatcctttttcttttgatgGACCAGAAATTATGGGTTGTACAGG GTGCCAGATAGattggaaaaaagggaagaatgtCACTTTGAAAACCATTAAGAAGAAGCAGAAACACAAGGGACGTGGGACAGTTCGTACTGTGACCAAAACAGTTTCTAATgactctttctttaatttttttgcccCTCCTGAAG TTCCTGAGAGTGGAGATCTG gATGACGATGCTGAAGCTATCCTTGCTGCGGACTTTGAAATTGGTCACTTTTTACGTGAGCGCATAATCCCAAGATCAGTGTTATACTTTACTGGAGAAGCtattgaagatgatgatgatgat taTGATGAAGAAGGTGAAGAAGCGGATGAG gaaggggaagaagaaggagatgaggaaaatgatCCAGACTATGACCCAAAG AAGGATCAAAACCCAGCAGAGTGCAAGCAGCAGTGA
- the NAP1L1 gene encoding nucleosome assembly protein 1-like 1 isoform X2, whose protein sequence is MADIDNKEQSELDQDLDDVEEVEEEETGEETKIKARQLTVQMMQNPQILAALQERLDGLVETPTGYIESLPRVVKRRVNALKNLQVKCAQIEAKFYEEVHDLERKYAVLYQPLFDKRFEIINAIYEPTEEECEWKPDEEDEISELKEKAKIEDEKKDEEKEDPKGIPEFWLTVFKNVDLLSDMVQEHDEPILKHLKDIKVKFSDAGQPMSFVLEFHFEPNEYFTNEVLTKTYRMRSEPDDSDPFSFDGPEIMGCTGCQIDWKKGKNVTLKTIKKKQKHKGRGTVRTVTKTVSNDSFFNFFAPPEVPESGDLDDDAEAILAADFEIGHFLRERIIPRSVLYFTGEAIEDDDDDYDEEGEEADEEGEEEGDEENDPDYDPKKDQNPAECKQQ, encoded by the exons ATGGCAGACATCGACAA CAAAGAACAGTCTGAACTTGATCAAGATTTGGATGATGTTGAAgaagtagaagaagaagaaactggtgaagaaacaaaaatcaaag cgcGTCAGCTGACTGTTCAGATGATGCAAAATCCTCAGATTCTTGCAGCCCTTCAAGAAAGACTTGATGGTCTGGTAGAAACACCAACAGGATACATTGAAAG CTTGCCTAGGGTAGTTAAAAGACGCGTGAATGCTCTCAAAAACCTTCAAGTTAAATGTGCACAGATAGAAGCCAAGTTCTATGAGGAAGTTCATGATCTTGAAAGAAAGTATGCTGTTCTCTATCAACCTCTATTTGATAAG cGATTTGAGATCATTAATGCCATTTATGAACCTACAGAAGAAGAATGTGAATGGAAACCAGATGAGGAAGATGAAATTTCG GAGCTAAAAGAAAAGGCCAAGattgaagatgagaaaaaggatgaagaaaaagaagaccccaaaggAATTCCTGAATTTTGGTTGACCGTTTTTAAGAATGTTGACTTGCTCAGTGATATGGTTCAG gaaCATGATGAACCTATTCTGAAGCACTTGAAAGATATTAAAGTGAAGTTCTCAGATGCTGGTCAGCCTAtg agttttgtcTTAGAATTTCACTTTGAACCCAATGAATATTTCACAAATGAAGTATTGACAAAGACATATAGGATGAGGTCAGAACCAGATGATTCtgatcctttttcttttgatgGACCAGAAATTATGGGTTGTACAGG GTGCCAGATAGattggaaaaaagggaagaatgtCACTTTGAAAACCATTAAGAAGAAGCAGAAACACAAGGGACGTGGGACAGTTCGTACTGTGACCAAAACAGTTTCTAATgactctttctttaatttttttgcccCTCCTGAAG TTCCTGAGAGTGGAGATCTG gATGACGATGCTGAAGCTATCCTTGCTGCGGACTTTGAAATTGGTCACTTTTTACGTGAGCGCATAATCCCAAGATCAGTGTTATACTTTACTGGAGAAGCtattgaagatgatgatgatgat taTGATGAAGAAGGTGAAGAAGCGGATGAG gaaggggaagaagaaggagatgaggaaaatgatCCAGACTATGACCCAAAG AAGGATCAAAACCCAGCAGAGTGCAAGCAGCAGTGA
- the NAP1L1 gene encoding nucleosome assembly protein 1-like 1 isoform X1 has translation MADIDNKEQSELDQDLDDVEEVEEEETGEETKIKARQLTVQMMQNPQILAALQERLDGLVETPTGYIESLPRVVKRRVNALKNLQVKCAQIEAKFYEEVHDLERKYAVLYQPLFDKRFEIINAIYEPTEEECEWKPDEEDEISEELKEKAKIEDEKKDEEKEDPKGIPEFWLTVFKNVDLLSDMVQEHDEPILKHLKDIKVKFSDAGQPMSFVLEFHFEPNEYFTNEVLTKTYRMRSEPDDSDPFSFDGPEIMGCTGCQIDWKKGKNVTLKTIKKKQKHKGRGTVRTVTKTVSNDSFFNFFAPPEVPESGDLDDDAEAILAADFEIGHFLRERIIPRSVLYFTGEAIEDDDDDYDEEGEEADEEGEEEGDEENDPDYDPKKDQNPAECKQQ, from the exons ATGGCAGACATCGACAA CAAAGAACAGTCTGAACTTGATCAAGATTTGGATGATGTTGAAgaagtagaagaagaagaaactggtgaagaaacaaaaatcaaag cgcGTCAGCTGACTGTTCAGATGATGCAAAATCCTCAGATTCTTGCAGCCCTTCAAGAAAGACTTGATGGTCTGGTAGAAACACCAACAGGATACATTGAAAG CTTGCCTAGGGTAGTTAAAAGACGCGTGAATGCTCTCAAAAACCTTCAAGTTAAATGTGCACAGATAGAAGCCAAGTTCTATGAGGAAGTTCATGATCTTGAAAGAAAGTATGCTGTTCTCTATCAACCTCTATTTGATAAG cGATTTGAGATCATTAATGCCATTTATGAACCTACAGAAGAAGAATGTGAATGGAAACCAGATGAGGAAGATGAAATTTCG GAGGAGCTAAAAGAAAAGGCCAAGattgaagatgagaaaaaggatgaagaaaaagaagaccccaaaggAATTCCTGAATTTTGGTTGACCGTTTTTAAGAATGTTGACTTGCTCAGTGATATGGTTCAG gaaCATGATGAACCTATTCTGAAGCACTTGAAAGATATTAAAGTGAAGTTCTCAGATGCTGGTCAGCCTAtg agttttgtcTTAGAATTTCACTTTGAACCCAATGAATATTTCACAAATGAAGTATTGACAAAGACATATAGGATGAGGTCAGAACCAGATGATTCtgatcctttttcttttgatgGACCAGAAATTATGGGTTGTACAGG GTGCCAGATAGattggaaaaaagggaagaatgtCACTTTGAAAACCATTAAGAAGAAGCAGAAACACAAGGGACGTGGGACAGTTCGTACTGTGACCAAAACAGTTTCTAATgactctttctttaatttttttgcccCTCCTGAAG TTCCTGAGAGTGGAGATCTG gATGACGATGCTGAAGCTATCCTTGCTGCGGACTTTGAAATTGGTCACTTTTTACGTGAGCGCATAATCCCAAGATCAGTGTTATACTTTACTGGAGAAGCtattgaagatgatgatgatgat taTGATGAAGAAGGTGAAGAAGCGGATGAG gaaggggaagaagaaggagatgaggaaaatgatCCAGACTATGACCCAAAG AAGGATCAAAACCCAGCAGAGTGCAAGCAGCAGTGA
- the NAP1L1 gene encoding nucleosome assembly protein 1-like 1 isoform X3, whose amino-acid sequence MADIDNKEQSELDQDLDDVEEVEEEETGEETKIKARQLTVQMMQNPQILAALQERLDGLVETPTGYIESLPRVVKRRVNALKNLQVKCAQIEAKFYEEVHDLERKYAVLYQPLFDKRFEIINAIYEPTEEECEWKPDEEDEISEELKEKAKIEDEKKDEEKEDPKGIPEFWLTVFKNVDLLSDMVQEHDEPILKHLKDIKVKFSDAGQPMSFVLEFHFEPNEYFTNEVLTKTYRMRSEPDDSDPFSFDGPEIMGCTGCQIDWKKGKNVTLKTIKKKQKHKGRGTVRTVTKTVSNDSFFNFFAPPEVPESGDLDDDAEAILAADFEIGHFLRERIIPRSVLYFTGEAIEDDDDDYDEEGEEADEGYQLFEEVKSCSKLFQRWLQ is encoded by the exons ATGGCAGACATCGACAA CAAAGAACAGTCTGAACTTGATCAAGATTTGGATGATGTTGAAgaagtagaagaagaagaaactggtgaagaaacaaaaatcaaag cgcGTCAGCTGACTGTTCAGATGATGCAAAATCCTCAGATTCTTGCAGCCCTTCAAGAAAGACTTGATGGTCTGGTAGAAACACCAACAGGATACATTGAAAG CTTGCCTAGGGTAGTTAAAAGACGCGTGAATGCTCTCAAAAACCTTCAAGTTAAATGTGCACAGATAGAAGCCAAGTTCTATGAGGAAGTTCATGATCTTGAAAGAAAGTATGCTGTTCTCTATCAACCTCTATTTGATAAG cGATTTGAGATCATTAATGCCATTTATGAACCTACAGAAGAAGAATGTGAATGGAAACCAGATGAGGAAGATGAAATTTCG GAGGAGCTAAAAGAAAAGGCCAAGattgaagatgagaaaaaggatgaagaaaaagaagaccccaaaggAATTCCTGAATTTTGGTTGACCGTTTTTAAGAATGTTGACTTGCTCAGTGATATGGTTCAG gaaCATGATGAACCTATTCTGAAGCACTTGAAAGATATTAAAGTGAAGTTCTCAGATGCTGGTCAGCCTAtg agttttgtcTTAGAATTTCACTTTGAACCCAATGAATATTTCACAAATGAAGTATTGACAAAGACATATAGGATGAGGTCAGAACCAGATGATTCtgatcctttttcttttgatgGACCAGAAATTATGGGTTGTACAGG GTGCCAGATAGattggaaaaaagggaagaatgtCACTTTGAAAACCATTAAGAAGAAGCAGAAACACAAGGGACGTGGGACAGTTCGTACTGTGACCAAAACAGTTTCTAATgactctttctttaatttttttgcccCTCCTGAAG TTCCTGAGAGTGGAGATCTG gATGACGATGCTGAAGCTATCCTTGCTGCGGACTTTGAAATTGGTCACTTTTTACGTGAGCGCATAATCCCAAGATCAGTGTTATACTTTACTGGAGAAGCtattgaagatgatgatgatgat taTGATGAAGAAGGTGAAGAAGCGGATGAG GGTTATCAGCTCTTTGAAGAAGTCAAAAGCTGCAGTAAACTTTTTCAACGTTGGCTGCAGTAA
- the NAP1L1 gene encoding nucleosome assembly protein 1-like 1 isoform X4 gives MADIDNKEQSELDQDLDDVEEVEEEETGEETKIKARQLTVQMMQNPQILAALQERLDGLVETPTGYIESLPRVVKRRVNALKNLQVKCAQIEAKFYEEVHDLERKYAVLYQPLFDKRFEIINAIYEPTEEECEWKPDEEDEISEELKEKAKIEDEKKDEEKEDPKGIPEFWLTVFKNVDLLSDMVQEHDEPILKHLKDIKVKFSDAGQPMSFVLEFHFEPNEYFTNEVLTKTYRMRSEPDDSDPFSFDGPEIMGCTGCQIDWKKGKNVTLKTIKKKQKHKGRGTVRTVTKTVSNDSFFNFFAPPEVPESGDLDDDAEAILAADFEIGHFLRERIIPRSVLYFTGEAIEDDDDDVSEFESSSEIV, from the exons ATGGCAGACATCGACAA CAAAGAACAGTCTGAACTTGATCAAGATTTGGATGATGTTGAAgaagtagaagaagaagaaactggtgaagaaacaaaaatcaaag cgcGTCAGCTGACTGTTCAGATGATGCAAAATCCTCAGATTCTTGCAGCCCTTCAAGAAAGACTTGATGGTCTGGTAGAAACACCAACAGGATACATTGAAAG CTTGCCTAGGGTAGTTAAAAGACGCGTGAATGCTCTCAAAAACCTTCAAGTTAAATGTGCACAGATAGAAGCCAAGTTCTATGAGGAAGTTCATGATCTTGAAAGAAAGTATGCTGTTCTCTATCAACCTCTATTTGATAAG cGATTTGAGATCATTAATGCCATTTATGAACCTACAGAAGAAGAATGTGAATGGAAACCAGATGAGGAAGATGAAATTTCG GAGGAGCTAAAAGAAAAGGCCAAGattgaagatgagaaaaaggatgaagaaaaagaagaccccaaaggAATTCCTGAATTTTGGTTGACCGTTTTTAAGAATGTTGACTTGCTCAGTGATATGGTTCAG gaaCATGATGAACCTATTCTGAAGCACTTGAAAGATATTAAAGTGAAGTTCTCAGATGCTGGTCAGCCTAtg agttttgtcTTAGAATTTCACTTTGAACCCAATGAATATTTCACAAATGAAGTATTGACAAAGACATATAGGATGAGGTCAGAACCAGATGATTCtgatcctttttcttttgatgGACCAGAAATTATGGGTTGTACAGG GTGCCAGATAGattggaaaaaagggaagaatgtCACTTTGAAAACCATTAAGAAGAAGCAGAAACACAAGGGACGTGGGACAGTTCGTACTGTGACCAAAACAGTTTCTAATgactctttctttaatttttttgcccCTCCTGAAG TTCCTGAGAGTGGAGATCTG gATGACGATGCTGAAGCTATCCTTGCTGCGGACTTTGAAATTGGTCACTTTTTACGTGAGCGCATAATCCCAAGATCAGTGTTATACTTTACTGGAGAAGCtattgaagatgatgatgatgatgtgagtGAATTTGAATCCAGCAGTGAAATCGTTTGA